In Electrophorus electricus isolate fEleEle1 chromosome 1, fEleEle1.pri, whole genome shotgun sequence, a single window of DNA contains:
- the si:dkey-237i9.1 gene encoding SEC14-like protein 1 isoform X2 encodes MVQKYQSPVRVYKHPFELVMAAYERRFPTCHLIPMFVASDVISEEKSDDDSTHRIERRCKLDIDAPRLLKRIAGVDYVYFVQKNTLNRRERTLHIESHNETFSNRVIIHEQCCYSVHPENEGWTCFEQSASLDIKSFFGFESTVEKIAMKQYANSIKKGKEIIEYYLHELEDEGTTHVPRWSPRPASPVKPVTPNTHSTTLPTMPAVAIAAPSETSKEGQAGKEGGVSPVGGPGEALPATPDDKLDADYINRYLGDLTPLQESCLIRLRSWLQETHKGKIPKDQHILRFLRARDFNLDKARETLCQSLTWRKQHQVDYLLDTWTSPQVLLDYYTGGWHHHDRDGRPLYILRLGQMDTKGLVRALGEESLLRHVLSINEEGLRRCEENTKVFGRPISCWTCLVDLEGLNMRHLWRPGVKALLRIIEVVEANYPETLGRLLILRAPRVFPVLWTLVSPFIDENTRKKFLIYAGNDYQGPGGLLDYIDREIIPDFLGGECMCEVPEGGLVPKSLYRTPEELENDDIRLWTETIYQSASVFKGAPHELLIEIIDASSVITWDFDVCKGDVIFNIYHSKRAPAPPKKDPLGAHGITSPGGNNVQLIDKSWQLGQDYSMVESPLTCKEGESVQGSHVTRWPGFYILQWKFHSMPACAATNLPRVDDVLATLQVSSHKCKVMYYTEVLGSEDFRGSMTSLESSHSGFSQLSAATTSSSQSQSSSMISR; translated from the exons gcgtATGAGAGACGGTTCCCTACGTGTCACCTCATCCCAATGTTTGTGGCCAGTGATGTGATCAGCGAGGAGAAGAGTGATGACGACTCCACACACAGAATCGAGAGGCGGTGCAAACTGGACATTGATGCTCCCCGCCTTCTCAAGAGG ATTGCGGGGGTGGACTACGTCTACTTTGTCCAGAAGAACACGCTGAATCGCAGAGAGAGGACCTTGCACATCGAGTCCCACAACGAAACCTTCTCCAACAGGGTCATCATCCACGAACAGTGCTGCTACTCG GTGCACCCCGAAAATGAGGGCTGGACGTGTTTTGAGCAGTCTGCCAGCCTCGACATCAAGTCGTTCTTTGGCTTTGAGAGCACCGTGGAGAAGATTGCCATGAAGCAGTATGCCAACAGCATCAAAAAG GGTAAAGAAATCATTGAGTACTACCTGCATGAGCTGGAAGACGAGGGCACCACCCACGTGCCACGCTGGAGCCCGCGTCCCGCCTCACCCGTCAAGCCTGTCACACCCAACACCCACTCCACCACGCTACCCACCATGCCTGCCGTTGCCATCGCGGCACCCTCCGAAACCTCCAAAGAGGGGCAGGCAGGCAAGGAGGGCGGGGTCAGCCCAGTGGGTGGTCCCGGTGAGGCACTGCCAGCCACGCCCGATG acaaacTGGATGCTGACTATATCAACCGTTACCTGGGTGACCTCACACCTCTTCAGGAGAGCTGCCTCATACGACTCCGTAGCTGGCTACAGGAAACACACAAGGGCAAG atccCCAAGGACCAGCACATCCTGCGTTTCCTGCGTGCGCGGGACTTCAACCTGGACAAGGCCCGGGAGACCCTGTGCCAATCGCTCACCTGGCGGAAGCAGCACCAGGTGGACTACCTGCTGGACACCTGGACCTCCCCACAGGTCCTCCTTGACTACTACACTGGCGGCTGGCACCACCACGACCGCG atGGTCGTCCTCTCTATATACTGCGTCTGGGACAGATGGACACAAAGGGCCTGGTGCGAGCTCTCGGGGAGGAGTCTCTCCTGAGACAT GTATTGTCCATCAACGAGGAGGGCTTGAGGAGATGTGAAGAGAATACCAAAGTATTTGGTCGGCCAATCAG TTGCTGGACGTGTCTGGTGGATCTAGAGGGCTTGAACATGCGGCATCTGTGGCGTCCGGGCGTGAAGGCTCTGCTGCGCATCATCGAGGTCGTGGAGGCTAATTACCCAGAGACGCTGGGGCGTCTGCTCATCCTCCGTGCGCCCCGCGTCTTCCCCGTCCTCTGGACCCTG GTGAGCCCATTCATCGACGAAAACACGCGAAAGAAGTTCCTGATCTACGCCGGCAACGACTACCAGGGTCCCGGAGGCCTGCTTGACTACATCGACAGAGAGATCATCCCTGACTTCCTGGGAGGTGAATGCATG TGTGAAGTCCCAGAGGGCGGCTTGGTACCAAAATCTCTGTACCGGACCCCAGAGGAGCTTGAGAATGATGACATCAGACTGTGGACAGAGACCATCTACCAGAGCGCCAGTGTGTTCAAAGGAGCGCCACACGAA CTGTTGATCGAGATCATCGATGCCTCCTCGGTCATCACATGGGACTTTGACGTGTGCAAGGGTGATGTGATCTTCAACATCTACCACTCAAAGAGGGCGCCAGCACCACCCAAGAAAGACCCACTGGGCGCCCACGGCATCACGTCTCCCGGCGGCAACAACGTGCAGCTCATCGACAAGTCGTGGCAGCTAGGGCAGGACTACAGCATGGTGGAGTCACCCCTCACCTGCAAGGAGGGCGAGAGTGTGCAG GGTTCCCACGTGACCCGCTGGCCTGGTTTCTACATCCTGCAGTGGAAGTTCCACTCCATGCCCGCGTGCGCCGCCACTAACCTGCCGCGTGTGGACGACGTGCTGGCCACATTGCAGGTCTCCTCCCACAAGTGTAAAGTCATGTACTACACTGAGGTTCTAGGCTCCGAGGACTTCAG GGGTTCGATGACGAGTCTGGAGTCCAGCCACAGTGGCTTCTCCCAGCTCAGTGCGgccaccacctcctccagccAGTCGCAGTCCAGCTCTATGATCTCCAGATAA
- the si:dkey-237i9.1 gene encoding SEC14-like protein 1 isoform X1, whose amino-acid sequence MVQKYQSPVRVYKHPFELVMAAYERRFPTCHLIPMFVASDVISEEKSDDDSTHRIERRCKLDIDAPRLLKRIAGVDYVYFVQKNTLNRRERTLHIESHNETFSNRVIIHEQCCYSVHPENEGWTCFEQSASLDIKSFFGFESTVEKIAMKQYANSIKKGKEIIEYYLHELEDEGTTHVPRWSPRPASPVKPVTPNTHSTTLPTMPAVAIAAPSETSKEGQAGKEGGVSPVGGPGEALPATPDDKLDADYINRYLGDLTPLQESCLIRLRSWLQETHKGKIPKDQHILRFLRARDFNLDKARETLCQSLTWRKQHQVDYLLDTWTSPQVLLDYYTGGWHHHDRDGRPLYILRLGQMDTKGLVRALGEESLLRHVLSINEEGLRRCEENTKVFGRPISCWTCLVDLEGLNMRHLWRPGVKALLRIIEVVEANYPETLGRLLILRAPRVFPVLWTLVSPFIDENTRKKFLIYAGNDYQGPGGLLDYIDREIIPDFLGGECMCEVPEGGLVPKSLYRTPEELENDDIRLWTETIYQSASVFKGAPHELLIEIIDASSVITWDFDVCKGDVIFNIYHSKRAPAPPKKDPLGAHGITSPGGNNVQLIDKSWQLGQDYSMVESPLTCKEGESVQGSHVTRWPGFYILQWKFHSMPACAATNLPRVDDVLATLQVSSHKCKVMYYTEVLGSEDFRTACCDVQSLGSMTSLESSHSGFSQLSAATTSSSQSQSSSMISR is encoded by the exons gcgtATGAGAGACGGTTCCCTACGTGTCACCTCATCCCAATGTTTGTGGCCAGTGATGTGATCAGCGAGGAGAAGAGTGATGACGACTCCACACACAGAATCGAGAGGCGGTGCAAACTGGACATTGATGCTCCCCGCCTTCTCAAGAGG ATTGCGGGGGTGGACTACGTCTACTTTGTCCAGAAGAACACGCTGAATCGCAGAGAGAGGACCTTGCACATCGAGTCCCACAACGAAACCTTCTCCAACAGGGTCATCATCCACGAACAGTGCTGCTACTCG GTGCACCCCGAAAATGAGGGCTGGACGTGTTTTGAGCAGTCTGCCAGCCTCGACATCAAGTCGTTCTTTGGCTTTGAGAGCACCGTGGAGAAGATTGCCATGAAGCAGTATGCCAACAGCATCAAAAAG GGTAAAGAAATCATTGAGTACTACCTGCATGAGCTGGAAGACGAGGGCACCACCCACGTGCCACGCTGGAGCCCGCGTCCCGCCTCACCCGTCAAGCCTGTCACACCCAACACCCACTCCACCACGCTACCCACCATGCCTGCCGTTGCCATCGCGGCACCCTCCGAAACCTCCAAAGAGGGGCAGGCAGGCAAGGAGGGCGGGGTCAGCCCAGTGGGTGGTCCCGGTGAGGCACTGCCAGCCACGCCCGATG acaaacTGGATGCTGACTATATCAACCGTTACCTGGGTGACCTCACACCTCTTCAGGAGAGCTGCCTCATACGACTCCGTAGCTGGCTACAGGAAACACACAAGGGCAAG atccCCAAGGACCAGCACATCCTGCGTTTCCTGCGTGCGCGGGACTTCAACCTGGACAAGGCCCGGGAGACCCTGTGCCAATCGCTCACCTGGCGGAAGCAGCACCAGGTGGACTACCTGCTGGACACCTGGACCTCCCCACAGGTCCTCCTTGACTACTACACTGGCGGCTGGCACCACCACGACCGCG atGGTCGTCCTCTCTATATACTGCGTCTGGGACAGATGGACACAAAGGGCCTGGTGCGAGCTCTCGGGGAGGAGTCTCTCCTGAGACAT GTATTGTCCATCAACGAGGAGGGCTTGAGGAGATGTGAAGAGAATACCAAAGTATTTGGTCGGCCAATCAG TTGCTGGACGTGTCTGGTGGATCTAGAGGGCTTGAACATGCGGCATCTGTGGCGTCCGGGCGTGAAGGCTCTGCTGCGCATCATCGAGGTCGTGGAGGCTAATTACCCAGAGACGCTGGGGCGTCTGCTCATCCTCCGTGCGCCCCGCGTCTTCCCCGTCCTCTGGACCCTG GTGAGCCCATTCATCGACGAAAACACGCGAAAGAAGTTCCTGATCTACGCCGGCAACGACTACCAGGGTCCCGGAGGCCTGCTTGACTACATCGACAGAGAGATCATCCCTGACTTCCTGGGAGGTGAATGCATG TGTGAAGTCCCAGAGGGCGGCTTGGTACCAAAATCTCTGTACCGGACCCCAGAGGAGCTTGAGAATGATGACATCAGACTGTGGACAGAGACCATCTACCAGAGCGCCAGTGTGTTCAAAGGAGCGCCACACGAA CTGTTGATCGAGATCATCGATGCCTCCTCGGTCATCACATGGGACTTTGACGTGTGCAAGGGTGATGTGATCTTCAACATCTACCACTCAAAGAGGGCGCCAGCACCACCCAAGAAAGACCCACTGGGCGCCCACGGCATCACGTCTCCCGGCGGCAACAACGTGCAGCTCATCGACAAGTCGTGGCAGCTAGGGCAGGACTACAGCATGGTGGAGTCACCCCTCACCTGCAAGGAGGGCGAGAGTGTGCAG GGTTCCCACGTGACCCGCTGGCCTGGTTTCTACATCCTGCAGTGGAAGTTCCACTCCATGCCCGCGTGCGCCGCCACTAACCTGCCGCGTGTGGACGACGTGCTGGCCACATTGCAGGTCTCCTCCCACAAGTGTAAAGTCATGTACTACACTGAGGTTCTAGGCTCCGAGGACTTCAG AACGGCTTGCTGCGATGTGCAGAGTTT GGGTTCGATGACGAGTCTGGAGTCCAGCCACAGTGGCTTCTCCCAGCTCAGTGCGgccaccacctcctccagccAGTCGCAGTCCAGCTCTATGATCTCCAGATAA